AACGCATAGAGCACTTCCACGGCACGCGCCACGATCCCGTGGAAGGGATTCCGCAAAGGGAGCGTCAGCCCTGTCTCCGCCAGCGCTTGCTTGGCGAGCGGCGAGAGCCGGTCAACATTGAGGTTCACCCGAGCCAGCGACCCGGCCAGATAGGGCAGGCCATCGAGCGTGCAGTGGAGCGCGTTTGAATAGGGCACCTGCTGCTCGCGGAACCGTTCCTCGAACGAGGAGGCGGGGATCGCCAGGCCGCCGTTCGACGCGATCGGTCCTTCGTTGAAAGGGTATTCGTCTGCGGGCCGGAGCGCCACTGTCTGGTAGTCCTGCGTGAAGTCGGGGAACTCGAACCGGCTCACCCAGCGGACCGTGTCCTGCGCCGCGTCGCGAGCCCGGCGTAGTTCGTCGGCCAGACTATTCAGCTCGTCGCGGCTCGGCACCCGGGAAAAGCCGCCCACCTGCACGGAGACCGGATGGACCGACCGCCCGCCCAACAGGCTCATGATGTGGTTGCCGGCCTTCTTGATCTGCAAGCCGCGCGACACGAGTTCCGGATGGTCCTTGGCCATGGCGATCCCGCTCTCGTAGCCGAAGAAATCCGGGGCTTGGAGGAGATAAATATGGAGGGCATGGCTCTCGATCCACTCCCCGCAATAGATGAGCCGCCGCAGCTCACGCAAGCTCCCCTCGACCCGAACGTCGAAGATCTGTTCGATCGCGTGCACGGCGCTCATCTGATAGGCGATCGGGCAGATGCCGCAGATGCGCGCGACAATATCCGGGACCTCGCGGTAGTCCCGGCCGCGGAGGAAGGCTTCGAAGTAGCGCGGGGGCTCGAAGATCCTGAGTTCGACCTCCCTCACCTGCCCGCCTTCGACCGTCACGCGCAGGGCTCCCTCCCCCTCCACGCGGGCGATCAGGTTGACGGCGATGGTCCGTTCCTTGTCAGGTTGATTCGCGTCGGTTGTCCCAGGCATGGCTCTCGTTCCGAAATGGACCGACCGATCCGTTGATACCGCGAAACCGGCGGACCAAATCCACCGGAATCAAATTCAAGCTTCCATGGAACCGCTGCGCGAGCGAGGCTGTATTCGGCGGGGCGCCGGGGCCGCCCGGGGTTCCCTCCGCCGGCCCGAAGCAGCCATAACAGTCTCGTCCCATGCTGGGACAGAGCGAACCGCAGCCGGTGCGCGTGACGGGCCCGAGGCAGGGCAGCCCCTTGGCCACCATCACGCAGACATGGCCGGCTCGTTTGCAGTCGATGCAGACCGAATGGGTTGGGAGCTTGGGCTTCACCCCGGCCAAGAGATCCGTGATGAGCCGCAGCAGTTGGCCCTTGTCGATCGGGCAACCCCACAGTTCATAATCCACCCGCACATGCTCGGAGATGGGCGTGGAGGTGCTTAGGCTCTGGATATAGGCGGGGCTGGGGTAGACGACCCGCTTGTAGTCCTCCACGTCGGTCCAGTTGCGAAGCGCTTGAATGCCGCCGGCCGTGGCGCAGGCCCCGATCGTGATCAGCAGGCGGGCCTGCTCGCGGACCGCCAGGATGCGCGAAGTGTCCTCCGGCGTGGAGATCGACCCCTCGACGAGGACCAGGTCGAACGGGCCGTCCTCCATGCGGCTGGAGGCTTCCGGGAAATAGGCGATGTCCAGCGCCTCGCCGAGCGCCAACAGGTCGTCCTCCAGATTCAAGAGACTCAACTGGCAGCCGTCGCAGGAGGCAAACTTGTAAACCGCCAGTCGGAGACGATGCCGCCGCTCTTCGTTACTCCCCTGCTGTGCCACAACATGTCCCCCCTTCAGAAATGTTCGTGAAGCGGGCGGCTAGCCTGCGCGATTCGTCGGTGGCAAGTCTACTGTAATAGTATGTGGGTATCCACCACGGCCTCCGACAGCAGCTATGGCTTGCTGCGCAGGAGAGAGAGGCGGTTCTCAAGACTTGGTGAACCATGCTAAGCTTGGCTCGATACATGACCAGAGTGTCTGCATGACCGTGACGGATCGCATCGAAATCAATCCCAAGATCATGATGGGCAAGCCCGTGATCCGAGGCACCAGGATTCCGGTCGAATTGATTCTTCGGAAACTCGGCGAGGGCGCCACCATAGACGACCTGCTCGATTCTTACCCGCGCCTCAAACGGGCCGACATTCAGGCTGCGATCGGCTACGCCGCCGATATGGTCGCTCACGAGGACACAGTCTTGCTGGGTTCGACTCCTCCCCGAAAACGAGCGAAACATTGAGCGGTGCGCTTCCTGGCGGATGAGAGCTGCGACTTTTCCATCGTTCGCACCCTCCGCTCTACCGGTCATGATGTCCTTGCCGTCGCTGAACTCGCTCCTCGCTCAGACGATGCTCAGGTCATCGACATCGCCGTACGGAAAGGACGAATACTGCTCACCGAAGACAAGGACTTCGGCCAATTGGTCTATGCACACTTGCGGTCGTCCAGCGGAGTGATTTTCGTCCGATACCCGGCGAGCCTTCGCAAAACACTGCCAAAAGCCGTGGTCGATCTGATCGATGAGGCCGGCGATCGCCTTGCCGGCAACTTCGTCGTCGTAGTCCACTCCCGGTCGGGTCCGATTCGGTGGACCCGTCGGCTAGTGCACAGCGCATCTCTTATCCGCTCAGTCACTTGCGAGCGACAGCTCCCGTCCTCCTACATCCCTTCCCGTCCCATAAACGGCTCGATCCGGTCATAGCGCATCACCGGCCCGTCCTTGCACAGGAAATAGGGCCCCATCTGGCAATGGCCGCAGAGACCGATGCCACATTCCATGTGCCGCTCCAGCGAGACATAGATCGCCGTCGCGGGAATGCCGCGGGCGCGCAGAATCGGCACCCCCAGCCGCATCATGATTTCCGGCCCGCACATCAGCACCAACGTGCGATGCGGGTCAAGCTGCACCGCTTCGAACAGTTCCGTCACGACCCCGATGTGATACCGCCAAGTCTTGTCCGGCCGGTCGCTGGTCAGCAGCACTTCCGTATTGGGGGAGCGTCGCCAAAGGTCGAACCGTTCTCGATAGAGGAGATCGTGCGGTGTCTTCACGCCGTGGAGGATCTTGACCGCTCCGTATTGCTCGCGGCGGCGAAAGATATATTGAATGGCCCCGACCACCGGCGCGCAGCCCAACCCGCCGGTGACGATCACGACGTCCTTGCCGCGCGCCTCGTCCAGCGGCCAGCCCTGTCCGAACGGCCCGCGAATGCCGACCCTGTCTCCCTTTTGCAGTTGCCCGATGGCCTTGGTCACGCGCCCGACCAGTCGGATGGTGTGATCGAGCAGGTTCGGCTCGTCCGGATCGGAGACGATCGAGATCGCCACCTCGCCCACCCCGAAGAGATAGATCATGTTGAACTGGCCGGCCCGGAATCGAAAGGGCGACTGGCCGGCTGTGTCGGTCAAGGCCAAGCGAAAGGTGAGGATGTCTTCCGCCTCCCGCACCCGATCGACGATCACCGCGGGCCGGATCAGATAGGGGTTGGGCTGCGCGGCAATGTCTGGCCTGTCGGCCATCGGCACGGCGCCCATTGGCTTGTCTCCGATCGGATGCTCACTCATTCCCTTCATCCCCTTGTCCTGGCGACCGTGGCTCCATCAGGGCCGGCAATTCTTCCGTGAGGTCGATGCCCACCGGGCACCAGGTGATGCAGCGCCCGCACCCGACGCAGCCGGAGGTGCCGAATTGATCGATCCAGGAACCCAGCTTGTGGGTGAGCCACATCCGGTACCGGTCCTTGATCGTCGGGCGGATATTCTTCCCGTGGATGTAGCCATGCTCCTGGGTGAAGCAGGAATCCCAGAGCCGCACATGTTCGCTGCGTTGCCACCGGAGATCCGGCGTTTCCTCCACCCCATGGCAGAAACAGGTCGGGCAGACCATCGTGCAGTTGCCGCAGGAGAGACAACGGGCCGCGACCTGATCCCAACGAGGATGGTCGTGGGCCTCATAGAGAACCTGAGGCAAGCCGGTTTGAGGCAACGATCTGGTTTGGCTCTCGGCGCAACGATCGATGCGGGCTGTTGCTTCCGCTCGGATGGCTTCCGATGATTCGGGCAAATTCAACTTCGCCACGATCTCCGCTCCTGCCTCGCTCCCGACTTCGACCAGCAACTCCTCGCCCAACTCGGTCAAGGCGAGATCGTAGAGGCTGGTCGCGCGCGGCCCCCTCTGCATCGACGCGCAGAAGCAGGTCTCGACCGATCTCGTGCAATTCACGGCAATGAGAAACAGGCCATTCCGCCTTGCCTCATAGTAGGGATCGGCATAGGCATCGCGCAGAAAAATCCGATCCTGCACGGCGAGCCCGGCCAGATCGCAGGCACGCAGCCCCAGCAGCGCGATTCGCTCGATAACCGGCCGTACCGGGGTCGCCGACAAGCCGGACCCCTTTCGCTCGATCGTGATGAGCGGCTCGCGCGGCGCGAACGTGAAGGGCTTGGCCGATTGCGCGCCGTGCACGATGCCGAACAGGGTGGAGCCGCCCGTCTGTTTCACCCGATGGGCTCCGGGCGCCTGCTCGTCGGTCCAGCCGACGGGAAGATCGCCGACGGTGCGGATGCGGCTCCATCCCACCGATCCGTCCTGCACGTGCGGACCGACCACGCGATAGCCGGCCGAGTCCAATGTATCGAGCAGCCGTTGAAAGTCCGAACGGGGCAGCAGATAGGAAGAACGTCCCGACAGCGGAGTTGATGGAGTCGGATAAGTCATGAGGGCCGTGATCTCACCTTGAGCGGTTGCCGGGCAGATCTTGCCATATTTCGAGGAGCGGATACGACCGGGCAGGGAGCAGATGAATTACGAAATGAGAAGGATCGACGCAGAGGCACAGAGGAGCGGTTCCCTCATGAAAGATCGAAATGCTCCCGCAGCTTCGCATAGTCATAGGCCGGGGTTCCGGTGCGGCGCTTCCCCAGATCGTCCCGTTCCAACTGCGCGATCAGTTCGGCCACCTGCCGCCGCTTGACGGGATCGGCGGCGGCATGGCGCGGGGTCTGGACTCCAAGCGCGGGTGAGGCCGTGTCGGGCCAGGTCAAGTACACGGACTCCAAAAATGACCGCAACAGGTCCCGCTCCTCTTCCGGGGTGACCGTCAGTTGATAGGATTCGGTTTTGGCGAGGTCTTCCTCGGTCACCCGCCGAGGCGGCGGCGCGGTCGTTTCGCCGCGAAAGTGCAAGGCATAGCCGAAGGCGGAGGCCAGTTGGTGCTTGAGAGTTTCGAGCCGATCAGGCGCATCGCATTCCACGATCAACTGCACGGGCGTCACGGTGATCCGGGCGACCAGCGACGGGGTGCGAAATTCCCAGATCCTCGCGGGCGGTTTCCCGTCCTGTCCCTTCTCGCCCTGCTCGCCGGTCCGGTCCTGAACCGGATCGAAGCCCTTCAACTCTGCCATGCCGTCGCACAGGAATCGAAACTCATGGTGCTCGTAAAGCGCCACCGCATAGAGAAAGGGCCGGCCTTCCGGGGTGACGTACCGGATCTGGACCACCGCCTCGACCAGGGCGTCATATCTGGCCTGGGCGTAGCCCCAGAGCAGGACTTGCCCGTACCGTTTCGCGAACTCGGCCCATTCGCCGAGCGCGAAGGAGCCCGATTGCATTTCAAGCGTGCGTCTGGTCTCTTGAACCGACTCGATCAGGCTCTGGCCATCGGCAGCCGACAGCCGGAGCGCGCAGCCGGCGATGACGAATCGTTCGTTCTCCGGCGAAGGATTACGGACCAGACGCGTCAGCAGCGCCTCGCCCACGGGAATGGTTTTCAGTATGGCGCTCCCCACGACAGTCCACTGCCGCCCGTCTCCCAACGAGCGGAGCGTGAGTCGCACGGCGGCATCGCTCTCTTCCGCCCGCACGATTTCGAGCAAATCGAGGAAGGAGTGCTTCAGCGGGTCCATCCAGACCCGTTCCTCCTCCGGAATATGCTCGGTGACCACATCGCGCAACTGCTCGATCAGCGTCAACTGGCCGTCTTGCGGATAGTAGTCGGCATAGAGGAAGAGGTTCGCGAGCTGCACCTCCTGCGGCAAGGGAGCCAGCACCGAGCCTTCGCGGCGCTGCACGTAGGGCCGCAGCGCCTCGTTCAGGGCCAGTTCCCGCTGGAGCGCAAATCCGGACGCCCGGGCCAGATCATCGAGCCGCGCCAACAAGGCATCCAACGACTCGGGAA
The DNA window shown above is from Nitrospira tepida and carries:
- a CDS encoding Ni/Fe hydrogenase subunit alpha, giving the protein MPGTTDANQPDKERTIAVNLIARVEGEGALRVTVEGGQVREVELRIFEPPRYFEAFLRGRDYREVPDIVARICGICPIAYQMSAVHAIEQIFDVRVEGSLRELRRLIYCGEWIESHALHIYLLQAPDFFGYESGIAMAKDHPELVSRGLQIKKAGNHIMSLLGGRSVHPVSVQVGGFSRVPSRDELNSLADELRRARDAAQDTVRWVSRFEFPDFTQDYQTVALRPADEYPFNEGPIASNGGLAIPASSFEERFREQQVPYSNALHCTLDGLPYLAGSLARVNLNVDRLSPLAKQALAETGLTLPLRNPFHGIVARAVEVLYALEEALRIIDQYEPPPAPSVPVTVRAGTGMACTEAPRGILYHRYQVDAGGTIQEAKIVPPTSQNQRRIEEDLREFLPRILDRSDQEAALECEKVIRCYDPCISCATHFLRLEVERR
- a CDS encoding DUF433 domain-containing protein, whose translation is MTVTDRIEINPKIMMGKPVIRGTRIPVELILRKLGEGATIDDLLDSYPRLKRADIQAAIGYAADMVAHEDTVLLGSTPPRKRAKH
- a CDS encoding DUF5615 family PIN-like protein — its product is MRFLADESCDFSIVRTLRSTGHDVLAVAELAPRSDDAQVIDIAVRKGRILLTEDKDFGQLVYAHLRSSSGVIFVRYPASLRKTLPKAVVDLIDEAGDRLAGNFVVVVHSRSGPIRWTRRLVHSASLIRSVTCERQLPSSYIPSRPINGSIRS
- a CDS encoding FAD/NAD(P)-binding protein encodes the protein MSEHPIGDKPMGAVPMADRPDIAAQPNPYLIRPAVIVDRVREAEDILTFRLALTDTAGQSPFRFRAGQFNMIYLFGVGEVAISIVSDPDEPNLLDHTIRLVGRVTKAIGQLQKGDRVGIRGPFGQGWPLDEARGKDVVIVTGGLGCAPVVGAIQYIFRRREQYGAVKILHGVKTPHDLLYRERFDLWRRSPNTEVLLTSDRPDKTWRYHIGVVTELFEAVQLDPHRTLVLMCGPEIMMRLGVPILRARGIPATAIYVSLERHMECGIGLCGHCQMGPYFLCKDGPVMRYDRIEPFMGREGM
- a CDS encoding 4Fe-4S dicluster domain-containing protein; protein product: MTYPTPSTPLSGRSSYLLPRSDFQRLLDTLDSAGYRVVGPHVQDGSVGWSRIRTVGDLPVGWTDEQAPGAHRVKQTGGSTLFGIVHGAQSAKPFTFAPREPLITIERKGSGLSATPVRPVIERIALLGLRACDLAGLAVQDRIFLRDAYADPYYEARRNGLFLIAVNCTRSVETCFCASMQRGPRATSLYDLALTELGEELLVEVGSEAGAEIVAKLNLPESSEAIRAEATARIDRCAESQTRSLPQTGLPQVLYEAHDHPRWDQVAARCLSCGNCTMVCPTCFCHGVEETPDLRWQRSEHVRLWDSCFTQEHGYIHGKNIRPTIKDRYRMWLTHKLGSWIDQFGTSGCVGCGRCITWCPVGIDLTEELPALMEPRSPGQGDEGNE